One genomic window of Glycine max cultivar Williams 82 chromosome 16, Glycine_max_v4.0, whole genome shotgun sequence includes the following:
- the LOC100813521 gene encoding mechanosensitive ion channel protein 10 codes for MEKTRSSDQVVVFLDQHNPKPPSMESENHQDKPKHPLKVRALNRLSFSKPKSRILEYNYNVPRNKVAEESDIIQPTYKFSSNDDDDDDDDNDLDLEWDEDETEEDGSEHGPKLHQKRKFKIKWRLMMEWILFLNILACLVCSLTISSITNMHLLGLEIWRWCVMAMVTFSGRLVSGWVVGLTVFILERNFMLREKVLYFIYGLRNSIRNCMWLGLVLLSYWSMVFNDVQKKNHKFLNKVFQALVAVLVGATIWLVKIVLVKMLASSFHVTTYFDRMKESVFHHYILETLSGPPMEDAEEVLRQHHLAGSKSMPARWNAKNLYKSKRFGSRKIDMEKLRKLSMESTATAWSVKRLVNYVRSSGLSTISRTVDDFGNAESEISSEWEARNCAQRIFKNVAKPGAKYIEEEDLMRFLKRVEIHTIFPLFEGALETGQISRSSFRNWVIRAYYERKALAQSLNDTKTAVQQLHKIASAVVSVIIIIVMLLLMEMATIKIILFCITQFVLIGVAFQGTCKTVLEAIIFVFVMHPFDIGDRCVIDGVHMIVEEMNILTTVFLRYDNEKIYYPNAVLLSKPISNFYRSPEMWDSIDFTIDVSTSMETILALKKSIQMYIESKPKYWNPKHSMIAKGIENMDKLKLCLSVQHTINHQNYGERNIRITELLLELKRIFEIHGVKYHLLPQEIQITHMNIEHSKVLFQS; via the exons ATGGAGAAAACAAGGTCCTCAGACCAAGTTGTTGTCTTCCTCGACCAGCATAACCCTAAACCACCCTCCATGGAATCCGAAAACCATCAGGACAAACCCAAACATCCCTTAAAAGTCAGAGCTCTTAACCGTCTCAGCTTCTCAAAACCCAAATCCCGAATCCTAGAATACAACTATAATGTCCCCCGCAACAAAGTTGCTGAAGAGAGTGACATTATTCAACCCACCTATAAGTTCTCTTCCAACGATGACGATGACGATGACGACGATAACGATTTGGATTTGGAATGGGATGAGGATGAGACCGAGGAGGATGGCTCGGAGCATGGCCCAAAGTTGCACCAAAAGAGGAAGTTCAAAATCAAGTGGAGGCTCATGATGGAGTGGATTTTGTTCCTCAACATATTGGCATGCTTGGTGTGTTCTTTGACCATATCTTCCATAACGAACATGCACCTTTTGGGATTGGAGATTTGGAGGTGGTGTGTGATGGCAATGGTCACGTTCAGTGGCCGTTTGGTTTCtg GGTGGGTGGTAGGTCTAACGGTGTTCATCCTGGAGCGAAACTTCATGCTCCGAGAGAAGGTGCTGTACTTCATCTACGGACTCCGAAACAGCATAAGAAACTGCATGTGGCTAGGCCTGGTGCTACTCTCCTACTGGAGCATGGTGTTCAACGACGTCCAAAAGAAGAACCACAAGTTCCTCAACAAGGTCTTCCAAGCCCTAGTAGCAGTGTTAGTGGGCGCTACCATCTGGCTCGTGAAGATCGTGCTGGTGAAGATGCTCGCGTCCTCGTTCCACGTCACCACCTACTTCGACCGAATGAAGGAGAGCGTCTTCCATCACTACATTCTCGAGACCCTCTCGGGTCCTCCGATGGAAGACGCCGAGGAGGTGCTGCGGCAGCACCACCTCGCGGGATCGAAGTCGATGCCCGCGAGGTGGAATGCCAAGAACTTGTACAAGTCCAAGAGGTTCGGATCGAGGAAGATTGATATGGAGAAGCTGAGGAAGCTGAGCATGGAGAGCACCGCTACAGCGTGGAGCGTGAAGAGGCTTGTTAACTATGTTAGGTCTTCCGGCTTGTCCACTATTTCGAGGACTGTGGATGATTTTGGCAACGCGGAGTCTGAGATTAGTAGTGAGTGGGAGGCTAGGAACTGTGCTCAGAGGATTTTCAAGAACGTTGCCAAACCTGGTGCCAA GTATATTGAAGAGGAGGATCTCATGAGATTTTTGAAGAGGGTTGAGATACATACCATATTTCCACTCTTTGAAGGAGCACTTGAAACGGGACAGATCAGCAGGTCTTCATTTAGAAATTGGGTG aTTCGAGCTTATTATGAACGAAAAGCTCTAGCACAATCACTGAATGATACCAAAACAGCAGTGCAACAGCTTCACAAAATAGCAAGCGCAGTTGTTAGTGTGATAATAATCATTGTGATGCTTTTGCTGATGGAGATGGCAACGATCAAGATAATATTATTCTGTATTACACAGTTTGTTTTGATAGGTGTTGCCTTCCAAGGTACTTGCAAGACTGTGTTGGAGGCCATCATCTTTGTCTTCGTCATGCACCCTTTTGATATTGGAGACCGCTGCGTTATTGATGGAGTTCAT ATGATTGTGGAAGAGATGAATATCTTGACAACAGTATTTCTTCGATATGACAATGAGAAAATATATTACCCTAATGCAGTTTTACTCTCTAAGCCTATAAGCAATTTCTATAGGAGCCCAGAGATGTGGGATTCAATTGATTTCACCATTGATGTTTCAACTTCTATGGAGACCATCCTTGCACTCAAGaaatcaatacaaat GTACATTGAGAGCAAGCCAAAGTATTGGAATCCAAAACACAGCATGATAGCAAAAGGAATTGAGAATATGGACAAGCTAAAGCTGTGCTTATCTGTGCAACATACCATCAACCATCAGAACTACGGTGAGCGAAACATTAGGATAACGGAACTTCTCTTGGAATTGAAGAGGATCTTTGAGATCCATGGTGTCAAGTACCATCTTCTTCCTCAGGAGATCCAGATTACCCATATGAATATTGAACATAGCAAAGTTCTGTTTCAATCATGA